The following are from one region of the Nicotiana tomentosiformis chromosome 7, ASM39032v3, whole genome shotgun sequence genome:
- the LOC104111634 gene encoding aquaporin PIP2-1-like: MGKDIEVGTEYAPKDYQDPPPAPLIDPEELGKWSFYRAIIAEFIATLLFLYITVLTVIGYKSQTDTDHNGEQCGGVGILGIAWAFGGMIFVLVYCTAGISGGHINPAVTFGLFLARKVSLVRAIMYMLAQCLGAICGCGLVKAFQKAYYVKYGGGANMLNDGYSTGTGLGAEIIGTFVLVYTVFAATDPKRNARDSHIPVLAPLPIGFAVFMVHLATIPVTGTGINPARSFGAAVIYGKEKAWDDQWIFWVGPFIGAAIAAFYHQFILRAGAVKALGSFRSNA, translated from the exons ATGGGCAAGGACATTGAAGTTGGCACTGAATATGCCCCAAAAGACTACCAAGACCCACCCCCTGCACCCTTAATTGACCCTGAGGAACTAGGAAAATGGTCCTTTTACAGAGCCATAATAGCTGAATTTATAGCCACTTTATTATTTCTCTACATCACTGTCCTCACTGTAATTGGATACAAGAGCCAAACTGACACTGACCATAACGGCGAACAATGTGGTGGTGTTGGTATTCTTGGAATTGCATGGGCATTTGGGGGCATGATTTTCGTCCTTGTTTATTGCACTGCTGGTATTTCTGGTGGACATATTAATCCTGCTGTTACATTTGGACTATTCTTGGCTAGGAAAGTGTCGTTGGTTCGTGCAATTATGTATATGTTGGCTCAGTGTTTAGGAGCCATTTGTGGTTGCGGGTTGGTTAAGGCATTTCAGAAGGCGTACTATGTTAAGTATGGTGGTGGTGCTAATATGTTGAATGATGGTTATAGTACAGGTACCGGTTTGGGTGCTGAAATTATTGGCACATTTGTTCTTGTTTACACTGTTTTTGCTGCTACTGATCCTAAGAGAAATGCTAGAGACTCTCATATTCCT GTGTTGGCACCACTTCCAATTGGATTTGCTGTGTTCATGGTTCATTTGGCCACAATACCTGTAACTGGAACTGGTATTAACCCTGCTAGAAGTTTTGGAGCTGCTGTTATTTATGGTAAAGAAAAAGCATGGGATGACCAA TGGATTTTCTGGGTTGGACCTTTTATTGGAGCTGCAATTGCTGCATTTTACCACCAATTTATATTGAGAGCTGGAGCAGTTAAAGCACTTGGTTCCTTTAGGAGCAATGCCTAA